A portion of the Thalassotalea sp. LPB0316 genome contains these proteins:
- a CDS encoding kinase — protein sequence MLEQFIQQHQLPEGFARTAEQWFIPVAKQLSSQRPEQSPFFIGINGCQGSGKSTLADFLSTYFKQRLNLSVAVLSLDDFYLPSAKRAELADTIHPLLATRGVPGTHNVTLMKKVFDTLSNRQTTKLPRFDKATDDPLPQSQWPEITQPEIVIFEGWCWGVKPQSQLQLASPINALEENEDIDGKWRNYVNQQLTNFLPFYKQMHCWLMLKAPNFDCVAQWRWQQEQKLRQKVAKPNNSKVMNEQQIARFIQHFERLTSHAIARLPVECDYVFELASDRAINALRSMHAI from the coding sequence ATGCTTGAACAGTTCATTCAACAACACCAATTACCAGAAGGCTTTGCACGAACAGCTGAGCAATGGTTTATCCCTGTTGCCAAGCAGCTCAGTTCACAACGGCCTGAGCAGTCACCATTTTTTATTGGTATTAACGGCTGTCAAGGCTCAGGTAAGTCAACCTTAGCGGATTTTCTATCAACTTATTTTAAGCAGCGATTAAACTTAAGCGTTGCGGTACTGTCTTTAGATGACTTCTATCTGCCATCAGCTAAGCGAGCCGAACTCGCTGACACTATCCACCCCTTACTTGCAACACGCGGCGTACCGGGCACACACAATGTAACCTTAATGAAAAAGGTCTTTGATACTTTATCAAACAGACAAACCACGAAATTACCGCGTTTTGATAAAGCTACAGACGATCCGCTACCACAAAGCCAATGGCCAGAAATAACACAGCCAGAAATAGTTATATTTGAAGGTTGGTGTTGGGGAGTCAAACCACAAAGCCAGCTTCAATTAGCCTCGCCAATCAATGCGCTTGAGGAAAATGAAGATATTGATGGCAAGTGGCGCAATTACGTTAATCAACAATTAACCAATTTCCTGCCTTTTTACAAGCAAATGCACTGCTGGTTAATGCTTAAGGCCCCCAATTTCGACTGCGTCGCGCAGTGGCGCTGGCAACAAGAGCAAAAATTGCGTCAAAAAGTCGCAAAGCCAAACAACAGCAAAGTGATGAACGAGCAGCAAATTGCTCGCTTTATTCAGCATTTTGAACGCTTAACCAGCCACGCTATCGCAAGATTACCTGTTGAGTGTGATTACGTTTTTGAATTAGCAAGTGACCGCGCAATCAACGCACTAAGGAGTATGCATGCCATTTAA
- the argH gene encoding argininosuccinate lyase produces MALWGGRFKEQASAQFKKFNDSLPVDYRLAVQDIVGSIAWAGALNQVGVLSDQEVATLESALLELKTSVEQNPKQILVSDAEDIHSWVELQLIEKTGDLGKKLHTGRSRNDQVATDLKLWCKETGGELLFALVNLQQALMNLAERESNTVLPGYTHLQRAQPVTFGHWCLAYVEMFNRDIGRLKDALYRADTSPLGSGALAGTAYPIDRNLLAQNLGFRTATINSLDAVSDRDHVIELLATASVSMMHLSRFAEDLIFYNSGEAGFVEMSDLVSSGSSLMPQKKNPDACELIRGKAGRVFGSLTGMLTTMKALALAYNKDMQEDKEGLFDALDTWQECMEMAVLVAQGLKVNSARTLAAAQQGYANATELADYLVSKDVPFREAHHIVGEVVLTAIEQGVPLEDLTLTQLQQFSDKIEQDVYQHLTIESTLDKREALGGTSRAQVKKAIADIQSDHQQILNTQVVGAPGKKQIEFALRQVQQRLNAQRAAAMSVRRAKMSDVDKIEELVSYWAQKGEILPRTRDNIIHDIQNFVVAELDGVVVGCASLYIYQTDLAEIRSVVIDKAFHKQGQGQALVQYLLEFAHQMELGKIIVLTYIPEYFKQLGFDLIDKNSLPENIIEDSEPSPFKNEDDEVAMQYLVGA; encoded by the coding sequence GTGCGTTAAATCAAGTCGGTGTCTTGAGCGACCAAGAGGTCGCGACGCTTGAATCAGCATTACTTGAATTAAAGACATCCGTTGAGCAAAACCCGAAACAGATTTTGGTATCCGACGCTGAAGATATTCACAGTTGGGTTGAGCTCCAACTTATCGAAAAAACCGGTGATCTCGGCAAAAAACTGCACACAGGGCGTAGCCGTAATGATCAGGTAGCGACCGACTTAAAGCTTTGGTGTAAAGAAACGGGTGGTGAGTTGTTATTTGCCTTAGTGAATTTACAACAAGCATTAATGAACTTGGCAGAGCGCGAGAGCAATACCGTATTGCCTGGCTATACTCATTTACAACGCGCTCAACCGGTAACTTTTGGTCATTGGTGTTTAGCTTATGTTGAGATGTTTAACCGCGATATCGGCCGGTTAAAAGATGCTTTATATCGCGCCGATACGTCGCCGCTTGGCTCTGGTGCGCTAGCCGGTACCGCTTACCCGATTGATCGCAATTTGTTGGCGCAAAACTTAGGTTTTAGAACGGCGACAATTAACAGTCTTGACGCGGTTTCTGACAGAGATCATGTGATCGAATTACTCGCAACCGCGAGCGTCAGTATGATGCATTTATCGCGCTTTGCCGAAGATTTGATTTTTTACAACTCTGGCGAAGCTGGCTTTGTAGAAATGAGTGATCTAGTCAGCTCAGGCTCCTCGTTAATGCCGCAAAAGAAAAATCCTGATGCCTGTGAATTAATTCGCGGTAAAGCAGGGCGTGTCTTTGGCTCATTAACCGGCATGTTGACTACGATGAAGGCTTTAGCACTTGCCTATAACAAAGATATGCAAGAAGACAAAGAAGGCTTATTCGACGCGCTTGATACTTGGCAAGAATGTATGGAAATGGCGGTTTTGGTTGCACAAGGTTTAAAGGTTAATAGCGCGAGAACGTTAGCGGCAGCACAGCAAGGTTACGCCAACGCGACTGAGCTTGCCGATTATTTAGTGAGTAAAGACGTGCCGTTTCGCGAAGCCCATCACATTGTTGGTGAAGTGGTATTAACGGCGATTGAACAAGGCGTGCCGCTTGAAGATTTAACGCTCACGCAGCTCCAACAATTTAGCGATAAGATTGAGCAAGATGTCTATCAGCACTTAACCATTGAGTCGACGCTCGATAAACGCGAAGCGCTCGGCGGTACTTCACGTGCCCAAGTGAAAAAAGCGATTGCCGATATTCAAAGTGATCACCAACAAATACTCAACACCCAAGTCGTCGGTGCGCCGGGTAAAAAACAAATTGAGTTTGCTTTAAGACAAGTACAACAACGCTTGAACGCTCAGCGGGCGGCGGCGATGTCGGTGCGGCGAGCAAAAATGTCAGACGTCGATAAGATTGAAGAGCTCGTTAGTTATTGGGCGCAAAAAGGTGAGATATTACCGAGAACTCGTGACAACATTATTCACGATATTCAAAACTTTGTTGTTGCCGAGCTCGACGGTGTAGTGGTCGGTTGTGCTTCGCTTTATATTTATCAAACCGATCTTGCTGAGATTCGCTCAGTGGTGATTGATAAAGCGTTTCACAAGCAAGGTCAAGGGCAAGCACTCGTGCAATATTTACTCGAATTTGCTCATCAAATGGAGTTAGGCAAAATCATCGTTTTGACCTACATTCCAGAATATTTTAAGCAGTTAGGCTTTGATTTGATCGATAAAAACTCATTACCAGAAAATATCATTGAAGACAGTGAGCCGAGCCCGTTTAAAAATGAAGATGACGAAGTTGCCATGCAATATTTAGTCGGTGCGTAA
- a CDS encoding sugar phosphorylase: MTAVLDNLALKISGQLAIIYQDVDIELDYLAFAQELIDLMQISVSVQSPEPYQNHWSEQDIIMITYADSVISENELPLVTLRSFMNQYLGASINGVHILPFFPYSSDDGFSVIDYSSVNEAHGSWFDIRAIANERRLMADVVINHCSSRSMWFENFIKGEGPGHDYFFTCDPSADTSEVVRPRTSPLLRPTMTANGEKHVWCTFSHDQVDFDFSNPAVLAQFVKIFRQYLDAGVTIFRLDAVAFLWKKLGTTCINLAQTHEIIRLLRSLIEHAEPNAVIITETNIPNTQNLTYFGNANEAHCIYNFSLPPLLINTLITGNCLHLKRWLMSMPPAQNGTTYFNFIASHDGVGLRPVEGILSEEEVDSLISTMQSFGGVISWRSTPDGQQKAYEMNIALVDALKGTVEGADELGFERFICAHAIMLALEGIPGIYIHSLLGTTNDYEKLNHTHHNRAINRRRWYQDLLDEHLNNEDSQHAKILSTLLKLIDLRKAQPAFHPNATQFTLNVGLSLFGFWRQSLDRKQSIFCISNITNQQQVVPVSELNLIITENWYDLISEQAINDFSEHLELAPYQTVWLTNSVSE, from the coding sequence ATGACGGCGGTTTTAGATAATTTAGCCCTAAAAATTAGTGGCCAATTAGCGATCATCTACCAAGATGTCGATATCGAGTTAGATTATTTGGCCTTTGCTCAAGAACTCATTGATTTAATGCAAATCTCAGTTTCGGTGCAAAGCCCAGAGCCCTACCAAAACCATTGGTCTGAGCAAGATATCATTATGATCACCTATGCCGATAGCGTGATCAGTGAAAATGAATTGCCGTTAGTAACGTTGCGTAGCTTTATGAACCAATATCTTGGCGCTTCTATCAACGGCGTGCATATTTTGCCCTTTTTCCCCTATAGTTCAGATGACGGCTTTTCAGTGATTGATTATTCAAGCGTTAATGAAGCACATGGTAGCTGGTTCGATATTAGAGCTATCGCAAACGAGCGGCGGTTAATGGCTGACGTTGTCATCAATCACTGCTCTAGCAGAAGTATGTGGTTTGAAAACTTCATTAAAGGCGAAGGTCCAGGCCACGATTACTTTTTTACTTGCGATCCCAGTGCTGATACCAGTGAGGTTGTTCGACCAAGAACCTCGCCACTGCTCAGGCCAACCATGACAGCCAATGGTGAAAAGCACGTTTGGTGTACCTTTAGCCACGACCAAGTAGATTTTGATTTCAGCAACCCCGCCGTACTGGCGCAGTTTGTTAAAATATTCCGTCAGTACCTCGACGCCGGCGTGACAATTTTTCGCCTAGACGCCGTTGCCTTTCTCTGGAAAAAACTGGGCACGACCTGCATTAACTTGGCTCAAACCCATGAAATTATCCGATTGTTGCGAAGTTTAATCGAACACGCCGAGCCTAATGCGGTGATCATTACCGAAACCAATATTCCCAACACCCAAAACTTAACCTATTTCGGTAACGCTAACGAAGCTCACTGTATTTATAACTTTTCACTGCCACCCTTGTTAATTAACACCTTGATTACCGGCAATTGTTTACACTTAAAACGCTGGTTAATGAGTATGCCGCCAGCGCAAAACGGCACCACGTATTTTAATTTTATCGCCTCACACGATGGCGTTGGCTTGCGCCCAGTTGAGGGTATTTTATCGGAAGAAGAAGTCGATAGTTTGATATCAACGATGCAAAGTTTTGGCGGTGTTATCTCTTGGCGCTCAACGCCAGATGGTCAGCAAAAAGCCTATGAAATGAATATTGCTTTAGTTGATGCCTTAAAAGGTACGGTTGAGGGAGCCGACGAGTTGGGTTTTGAACGCTTTATTTGCGCTCATGCTATTATGCTCGCCCTTGAAGGGATACCGGGTATCTATATTCACAGTTTACTGGGCACAACCAATGACTATGAGAAACTCAATCACACCCATCACAACCGTGCGATTAATCGCCGTCGTTGGTACCAAGACTTACTCGATGAACACCTCAATAATGAAGATAGCCAGCACGCGAAAATATTATCGACGTTGCTTAAACTGATTGACCTAAGAAAAGCACAACCTGCGTTTCATCCTAATGCGACACAATTTACCTTAAATGTCGGTTTATCGCTGTTTGGCTTTTGGCGTCAGTCGCTCGATCGAAAACAAAGTATTTTTTGTATTTCTAATATCACCAATCAACAACAAGTAGTACCGGTGAGTGAGTTGAATTTGATCATCACAGAAAACTGGTATGACTTAATTAGTGAGCAAGCAATTAATGACTTTAGCGAGCATCTCGAGTTAGCGCCATACCAAACTGTATGGCTAACTAACTCAGTCAGCGAGTAA
- the argA gene encoding amino-acid N-acetyltransferase — translation MNTPNIDQPSYVKWFRHAAPYINAHRGKTVVMMFGGEAVLDQNFSNIIHDIALLRSLGVKLVLVHGARPQIDQRMQLLGAEQTFENNLRITDSDSLMAVKDATGALRLHIEALLTMGLANSPMHGSEIRVSSGNFVIAKPIGVKQGVDYKHTGLVRRIDTKGIENQLELGSIVLLSPVGYSPTGEVFNLALEDVATQAAIALQADKLIAFTKGQGLLDETGQLIRSCSVGTVKSLLDNSSDYNQQLLLQAIIQSGENGVERCHCVSYQSDTALLQELFTRDGAGTLIAKDHKEQISTATIDDVGGILELIEPLEAEGVLVKRSRELLELEIDRFLVLKKEDVIIACAALYPYPEVGCGELACVAIHPDYRKGNRGEHLLSAVEAFAKRQKLNELFVLTTVSAHWFLEKGFVESSVDYLPEGKKQIYNLQRKSKVFVKRIV, via the coding sequence ATGAACACACCCAATATTGATCAGCCTAGTTATGTAAAGTGGTTTCGCCACGCAGCGCCTTATATCAATGCTCATCGCGGTAAAACCGTGGTGATGATGTTTGGCGGCGAGGCGGTGTTAGATCAAAATTTTTCAAATATTATTCACGATATTGCGCTGTTGCGAAGTTTGGGCGTGAAGCTAGTTTTGGTTCATGGCGCGAGACCGCAAATCGACCAACGGATGCAACTACTTGGCGCAGAACAAACGTTTGAAAATAATTTGCGCATTACCGATAGTGATAGCTTAATGGCAGTAAAAGATGCTACCGGTGCACTGCGCCTTCACATTGAGGCGCTGCTGACCATGGGGCTAGCCAATTCGCCAATGCACGGCAGTGAAATTCGAGTAAGTTCAGGTAATTTTGTGATCGCAAAGCCAATTGGTGTTAAGCAAGGTGTTGATTATAAACACACCGGACTAGTTCGCCGTATCGACACCAAGGGGATTGAGAATCAGCTGGAGCTAGGCTCGATTGTCTTGCTTTCACCCGTTGGTTATTCACCGACAGGTGAGGTTTTTAATTTGGCGTTGGAAGATGTCGCGACGCAAGCGGCTATTGCATTACAAGCTGATAAGCTCATTGCTTTTACCAAAGGGCAAGGCTTACTCGATGAAACTGGTCAGTTAATTCGAAGCTGCAGTGTTGGTACGGTAAAAAGCTTGTTAGATAACAGCAGTGATTACAATCAGCAATTACTGTTGCAGGCGATTATCCAAAGTGGTGAAAACGGCGTTGAACGCTGTCACTGTGTGAGCTATCAAAGCGATACTGCACTATTACAAGAATTGTTTACTCGTGATGGCGCAGGCACGTTAATCGCCAAAGATCACAAAGAGCAAATTTCAACGGCGACGATTGATGATGTCGGTGGCATTTTGGAGTTGATCGAGCCGCTTGAAGCCGAAGGCGTGTTAGTAAAGCGCTCCCGCGAATTACTCGAGCTCGAAATCGATCGCTTTTTAGTATTGAAAAAAGAAGACGTCATTATTGCCTGTGCCGCATTATATCCCTACCCTGAAGTTGGTTGTGGCGAACTAGCCTGTGTTGCCATCCATCCCGATTACCGCAAGGGTAATCGAGGCGAACACTTACTCAGTGCGGTAGAGGCCTTTGCTAAGCGACAAAAACTCAATGAGCTCTTTGTGTTAACAACTGTTAGTGCTCATTGGTTTTTAGAAAAAGGTTTTGTTGAGAGCTCAGTTGATTACTTACCTGAAGGTAAAAAGCAAATTTACAACTTACAACGCAAATCAAAAGTCTTTGTTAAACGCATCGTTTAA
- a CDS encoding glycosyl transferase yields the protein MADFYQNGVVTTLHNLSKRSHESLEKDLLKFTKQRPLGLILPSLFSELEGEALPAIVDELTTVPYLNQIVIGLDRADQQQYQHALKFFNKLPQHHRILWNDGPRLQAIDAKLEKLGLAPKELGKGRNVWYCMGYILATNKAESVALHDCDIVTYEKSLLARLLYPVAHPQFNYEFSKGFYARIADGKINGRVSRLLVTPLIKALKRTVGCNEYLDYMDSFRYPLAGEFSFRRDVLSDLRIPSDWGLEIGVLSEMQRNYAHNRICQVDIADVYDHKHQDLSLDNQNAGLSKMSIDITKAFFRKLATQGQTFSTETFRSIKATYFRIALDYVEAYRHDALMNGLTLDVHNEEKAIEMFAKNIVAAGQMFLDRPMETPFMPTWNRVQSAVPDILEELKDAVEQDHIEFS from the coding sequence ATGGCTGATTTTTATCAAAATGGTGTGGTGACAACCTTACACAACCTGTCAAAGCGCAGTCACGAATCTCTCGAAAAAGACTTGCTAAAATTCACCAAGCAACGTCCGCTAGGTTTAATTCTGCCTTCGCTATTCTCCGAACTTGAGGGGGAAGCGCTGCCGGCTATTGTCGATGAACTAACAACGGTGCCCTACTTAAACCAAATCGTGATCGGTTTAGATAGAGCAGACCAACAGCAATATCAACACGCTTTGAAGTTTTTTAATAAACTACCGCAACATCATCGAATTTTGTGGAACGATGGTCCTAGGCTGCAAGCAATCGATGCCAAATTAGAAAAACTCGGCCTCGCCCCCAAAGAGCTTGGTAAAGGCCGTAATGTTTGGTATTGCATGGGCTATATTCTCGCAACCAATAAAGCAGAATCCGTGGCGCTGCACGATTGCGATATCGTCACCTATGAAAAATCGTTACTGGCTCGCCTGCTCTATCCTGTTGCTCATCCTCAGTTTAACTATGAATTTAGCAAAGGCTTTTATGCCCGTATCGCTGACGGCAAAATCAATGGCCGCGTTTCGCGTTTATTGGTTACGCCTTTGATCAAAGCGTTAAAACGCACTGTCGGTTGCAACGAATATTTAGATTATATGGATAGCTTTAGATATCCGCTAGCTGGCGAGTTTTCATTCCGCCGCGATGTCTTGTCGGATTTACGCATTCCAAGCGACTGGGGGCTTGAAATTGGTGTGTTAAGCGAAATGCAACGCAACTATGCCCACAATAGAATTTGTCAGGTTGATATCGCTGATGTTTACGATCACAAACACCAAGATTTATCACTTGATAACCAAAATGCCGGCTTATCAAAAATGTCGATTGATATTACCAAAGCCTTTTTCCGAAAACTGGCAACCCAAGGGCAAACCTTCAGCACCGAAACCTTCCGTTCAATTAAAGCGACTTACTTTCGCATTGCACTGGATTACGTGGAAGCCTATCGTCACGATGCCTTGATGAATGGCTTAACCCTCGACGTTCACAACGAAGAAAAAGCCATAGAAATGTTTGCTAAAAATATCGTTGCCGCCGGCCAAATGTTCCTCGACCGACCGATGGAAACGCCATTTATGCCTACGTGGAACAGAGTACAAAGCGCAGTACCTGACATTCTTGAAGAATTAAAAGATGCGGTAGAGCAAGATCACATAGAATTTAGCTAA
- a CDS encoding HAD-IIB family hydrolase: MPFNPPCLVFTDLDGTLLDHFSYSHEAAMPMMVKLQAANIPIIINTSKTFAEVVDIQGSLDIEAPFIVENGAAIFLPKSQFKACPTGCVDFQNYWLKSFSQPRAYWLTLLKNEAQEYQDQFQGFSELSTKTIANLTGLSLSQAEKANQRLFNEPVLWHDTAQKAQAFINHMKNRGANVLRGGRFIHIGDFTDKGKALQWLTALYQKSNSAPITTLALGDGENDNAMLEAASIAIQIRSPAHGFPKLSTSQFTYQSQAYGPAGWSEALAFLIPSIWSTNNNCSTTKERKYG; this comes from the coding sequence ATGCCATTTAATCCCCCTTGTTTAGTTTTTACCGATTTAGACGGCACCTTGCTCGATCACTTTAGCTATAGCCATGAAGCGGCAATGCCTATGATGGTGAAGTTACAAGCAGCTAATATTCCGATTATTATTAACACCAGTAAAACGTTTGCTGAAGTTGTCGATATTCAGGGCTCGCTCGATATAGAGGCGCCCTTTATTGTTGAAAACGGCGCTGCGATTTTCCTACCAAAGTCGCAGTTTAAGGCCTGCCCTACCGGCTGTGTTGACTTCCAAAATTACTGGCTTAAAAGCTTTAGCCAACCAAGGGCCTATTGGCTAACACTACTTAAAAATGAAGCACAGGAATATCAAGACCAATTTCAAGGATTTTCAGAATTATCAACGAAAACCATCGCCAACTTAACCGGCTTATCATTATCGCAAGCTGAAAAAGCGAATCAGCGACTATTTAACGAGCCAGTGTTATGGCATGACACGGCACAAAAAGCTCAAGCCTTTATCAATCATATGAAAAACCGCGGTGCCAATGTACTTAGAGGTGGACGCTTTATTCACATTGGCGATTTCACCGACAAGGGCAAAGCACTGCAATGGTTAACGGCGCTTTATCAAAAATCAAATAGTGCGCCAATAACTACGCTAGCACTGGGTGACGGTGAAAACGACAACGCCATGCTAGAGGCAGCAAGTATTGCCATTCAAATTCGCTCACCAGCTCATGGCTTTCCGAAATTATCAACAAGCCAGTTTACCTACCAAAGCCAAGCTTATGGCCCGGCAGGCTGGTCAGAAGCGCTAGCATTTTTAATACCCAGTATTTGGTCAACAAACAACAACTGTAGCACGACAAAGGAGAGAAAATATGGCTGA
- a CDS encoding penicillin-binding protein 1A — protein sequence MFSLKNLFKLALIGFFAGVIALIIIYISMRDELPSVESLKEVNWQTPMQIFTADGKLISQFGEKKRIPLSLDEMPQQLIDAILATEDERFYYHFGIDPIGLARAVVGQIIGQNKGGGSTITMQVARNFFLSREQTYTRKIREIFISLHIESILTKDEILELYMNKIALGHRSFGFGAAAQVYYGKDVKELTLAQIAVLAGLPKAPSTMNPIRSPERARDRRAVVLERMLVTEKISQAQYEEAKNAPITGKRHGAEIEVNAPYVAEMAHQEMLTRYGREEAYTGGYKVYLTVPSDLQLAAQHAVVKNLFDYDLRHGYRGPIKELRPLPDSLEVGQTLEITPDTPVTEEEIVETLSEMTGFQSLIPAVVTYVDEHMAMVTFEDLSTGEIPWQGMSWAREFISDYKQGPPPQTPDDIIKRGDVVFVKSINEQQFALSQLPQVSSALVALNPDNGAILATVGGFSFKQSEFNRVTQAKRQVGSNIKPFIYSAALEKGMTLASLVNDAPINKWDRTSGVAWRPKNSPPVYAGPIRIRQALAESKNVIAVRLLREVGISNTIDYLSLFGFSPDDLPRNESLALGSASLTPLEVATGFATFANGGFLVKPYLIERIEDSFGDVIFQANPAQACDPCLVEESQAQLSEQSELSTSVASVEQIKTPAAMVTQLSDISNSTEVQPTQPIVQAERVISAQNAYLMTEALNSAIWGADWSIKPGWQGTGFRARSLKRRDIAGKTGTTNSAKDAWFSGFSRRIVATSWIGFDDPARDLGQTVYNRNLGKDQITGKEFGAKSAQPAWITFMEQALNNYPYEPFSQPVDIVTVRIDKATGKLTKKTDKTTMFEYFKLGSEPTEFVRKDTSSEIFETTPADDIF from the coding sequence GTGTTTTCGTTAAAAAACTTATTTAAATTAGCGTTAATAGGATTTTTCGCTGGCGTTATCGCATTGATAATAATTTATATCAGTATGCGCGATGAATTGCCAAGTGTTGAGTCACTTAAAGAAGTGAATTGGCAAACGCCGATGCAAATTTTTACTGCCGATGGCAAGCTGATCTCACAATTCGGTGAGAAAAAACGCATACCTCTTTCTTTAGATGAAATGCCGCAACAACTCATCGACGCTATTCTCGCCACCGAAGACGAGCGCTTCTATTATCACTTTGGTATCGACCCAATTGGTTTGGCCCGTGCTGTTGTCGGTCAAATTATCGGCCAGAACAAAGGTGGTGGTTCAACCATTACCATGCAAGTTGCACGTAACTTTTTCTTATCACGAGAACAAACTTACACCCGTAAAATTCGTGAAATTTTTATTTCTCTGCACATAGAAAGCATACTGACAAAAGATGAAATTCTAGAATTGTACATGAACAAAATTGCCCTCGGGCATCGCTCATTTGGTTTTGGTGCCGCCGCGCAAGTATATTACGGTAAGGACGTTAAAGAGTTAACGCTTGCCCAAATTGCAGTACTTGCTGGCCTGCCAAAAGCGCCATCGACCATGAATCCAATTCGCTCGCCGGAGCGCGCCAGAGATCGCCGAGCTGTTGTTCTAGAGCGCATGTTAGTCACTGAAAAAATTAGCCAAGCACAATACGAAGAAGCCAAAAATGCGCCAATTACCGGTAAACGCCACGGTGCTGAAATTGAAGTGAATGCGCCTTATGTTGCGGAAATGGCCCACCAAGAAATGTTAACGCGTTACGGTCGCGAAGAAGCTTACACCGGCGGTTACAAAGTGTACTTAACCGTACCATCTGATCTCCAACTCGCCGCTCAACACGCTGTTGTTAAAAACCTGTTTGATTACGATTTACGTCACGGCTACCGCGGACCAATAAAAGAGTTACGCCCGTTACCTGATTCACTTGAAGTCGGTCAAACGCTTGAAATAACCCCTGATACGCCAGTTACCGAAGAAGAAATAGTTGAAACCTTAAGTGAGATGACTGGCTTCCAATCACTTATACCGGCGGTAGTGACCTATGTCGATGAACACATGGCGATGGTGACTTTTGAGGATTTATCAACCGGTGAAATTCCGTGGCAAGGCATGAGTTGGGCACGTGAATTTATTAGTGACTACAAGCAAGGACCTCCGCCTCAAACGCCTGACGATATCATCAAGCGCGGTGACGTGGTTTTTGTCAAATCAATCAACGAGCAGCAATTTGCACTGAGTCAGCTACCACAAGTTTCAAGTGCTTTAGTCGCGTTAAACCCTGATAACGGTGCCATTTTAGCAACCGTTGGTGGTTTTAGTTTTAAACAAAGTGAGTTTAACCGCGTTACCCAGGCCAAGCGCCAAGTCGGTTCAAATATTAAACCTTTTATCTATTCAGCTGCGCTTGAAAAAGGCATGACCTTGGCGTCATTGGTTAACGATGCGCCGATCAATAAATGGGATAGAACATCAGGTGTTGCGTGGCGCCCGAAAAACTCACCGCCAGTATACGCTGGCCCTATTCGCATTCGTCAGGCGCTTGCTGAGTCGAAAAACGTTATCGCAGTCCGCTTATTGCGCGAAGTCGGTATCAGTAACACTATCGACTATTTATCACTCTTTGGTTTTTCACCAGACGATTTACCGCGAAATGAATCGCTAGCCCTAGGCTCAGCTTCATTAACACCATTAGAAGTCGCAACGGGGTTTGCAACCTTCGCCAATGGCGGTTTTTTAGTTAAACCGTATTTGATTGAACGCATAGAAGACTCATTTGGCGACGTAATTTTCCAAGCTAATCCTGCACAAGCCTGTGATCCATGTTTGGTAGAAGAAAGCCAAGCGCAACTAAGTGAGCAATCTGAACTATCGACATCAGTCGCATCTGTTGAGCAAATTAAAACGCCAGCCGCGATGGTGACACAGCTAAGTGACATATCAAATTCAACCGAGGTACAACCAACTCAACCAATTGTTCAAGCAGAGCGAGTGATTAGTGCACAAAACGCTTATTTGATGACAGAAGCGCTCAACAGTGCCATTTGGGGCGCTGATTGGTCAATAAAACCGGGTTGGCAAGGTACTGGTTTTAGAGCTCGTTCGTTAAAACGTCGCGATATTGCTGGTAAAACAGGGACGACGAACTCAGCCAAAGATGCTTGGTTTTCTGGCTTCAGCCGTAGAATCGTGGCAACCAGTTGGATAGGTTTTGACGATCCAGCGCGCGATTTAGGTCAAACCGTCTACAATCGCAATTTAGGTAAAGATCAGATCACGGGCAAAGAGTTTGGCGCAAAATCAGCACAACCAGCTTGGATTACTTTTATGGAACAAGCGTTGAACAATTACCCCTATGAACCATTTAGTCAGCCGGTCGATATCGTCACGGTTAGAATCGATAAAGCAACGGGTAAGCTAACCAAGAAAACGGATAAAACAACAATGTTTGAATATTTTAAACTCGGCAGTGAGCCAACAGAGTTTGTCCGCAAAGATACCAGTAGTGAAATATTTGAAACCACGCCAGCTGACGATATTTTCTAA